The following nucleotide sequence is from Melioribacteraceae bacterium.
TATGAAACATTTTTGCTTCAGTCAACCTCATCAATCAATAAATTATCCGCTGTCCAATTAGCGAATTATCCTGTTCGCGACTTGGTTTCAACTTTACAATTTACACCCGGCTTTTTCTCGGTAAGTTTAGATGGGTTGGGTAAACATCCCGTAGTTACCACTAGAGGATTCTATGGTGGTGGGGAAGCCGAATATATCAATTTACTTGTGGATGGTATAGAAACTAATTATTCTCAAAGTGGCTTAGCTAATTGGCAAATTATCCCAACAGAAGTTCTGAATAATATAGAAATATTAAGAGGTGGTTCCTCTTCATTGTATGGAGATGCATCAATTGGAGGTGTAATTAACATTAACACTTTAGCAGGTTTGGAGAAAACTATTCTAAGTTTAAATGGCGGGGGATACGGTCAGTTCAACTCAAGTATTTATAGAAATTCTTCGTTTGGTGATCACCGATATTCGTTCTATGGTGCATATGACGATGCAATTGGTTTCCGAGAACATAGTGATTGGATGCACGCATCATTCGGAGGTAATATTAGATTTAAATTAACCGATAATCTCAACTTATCTTTGGTAACACATAACCAAATTAACGATAGCGAACTTCCAGGACCAATTACTGAAACTGAATTGAACGAGAAAAGAAATCTTTCATCCGCCTACTACAAGTATGATGAAAGAAAGGAAAATAGATTCATTTTTTCACCCAGTTTGGAATATAATATAAACGAATATTCTAGTTTGCGTTTGCAACTTGGTATCATGAACAGGACGGAAGACAAGACACAAACCTTTACTAATTTTGCCCCGATAATAAATCCACAAGATTTTTCAATAATTGGAGTTTATGATACTTCGCAATATGGAGATACCAAGCAGCGAGAATTACGTAGTAATGAAATATTCGGTGAGATATTATTCAATTCCAACTTTTCAAATTTCCCTGCGGAATTTGTGGCAGGCACAAAAGTTAATTATTCTGATTACAGCAGTAGTTATTTTGATTACTATAAAGGATTCAAAGAGGATTATGAAAGTTCAAATGCTACAAGGGGAAATCAAGTCTTTGCTTCGGAAGGAACTAGAACTGAGCTATCAGCTTTTGTAAATTCCAGTATAGATATTTTGGAAGGACTTAGATTTAACTTAGGTGTTCGTTTCGATAATATTTTTGATAAATATAATAGTTCACAACCAGATTCGATTATTTCTTCGGACAACAATGCGTTTAGTCCTAAAATTGGTCTGAATTATTTGTACTCCAATAACTCTGATTATAAGGCGAGCTTGTATTTTAATTATAATAAATCATTTAAAGCTCCCACTATCGATCAGCTGACTGATTTAAAAAAATTGGACTTTATAATTTTTATCCCCATCGGTCCGGATGCTTATACTACTTCACCTTACCAGGCAGATCCGTTCGCGAATTCAAATCTTAAACCACAGAAAAGTAATAATTATGAATTTGGCACATATCAAAGTATAAGTTTATCTAAAAGTTCGGCTCTGGAACTTCAATTATCATTTTATCAGATTGATATTGATGATGAAATTGATTTTGATTTGAGCACATTCAAATATCAGAATATTGCAAAGACTAAACATCGCGGTATTGAATTTGGATCGAATATTGATTTTGGGAAGAACTTAACTGCCATGCTTAATTATACATACTCGGAAGTAACTTTTGAATCGGGTATCTATAATGGCAAGCAGTTAAAAGGAATTCCTAAACATGTCACTAATTTTGGATTTAATTATTCTTTTGATTTTGGTCTTTCGGCCGGAATAATTTTTAGTTCAGTAAATGATATTTATTTGGATGATAACAATACTGAAATGCTGGATAACTATTTGATTACAAATGCAAAACTTGCCTATACATGGGAAAACATGATTTTTTCTTTAAGCATTTTTAATTTGTTGGATAAAGAATATAATAGCACAGGATATATCTCCGACGGGACTAAATATTTATATCCGGCTGCAACAAGATACCTAATATTTGGTGTGAGTTATGAAATTTAAAATCATTTCTTACCTTCTCTTTATTTATTCTTTCACCTTTGTGTTTTTGCCTTTATCTGGGCAAGAAGTTAGTCCAAAAGATTCAACCATTCTCTCTTTTCAATTAGATCAGATTTCCGTGACGGCGTTAAGAGATGAAATGGATACATTTAATACTCCTAATGAAGTAACAGTGATTCAGCAAAATGATTTTCTTGATCAAAATGTGAGGCTTCTGCCTGATGTATTTCAAAGATATTCTTCTGTTTATATGCAGAAGACTAATTACGGCGGAGGTTCACCCATAATTAGGGGATTTATGGGGAACCAGGTGTTAATTTTAATTGACGGGATTAGATTAAATAACTCGACATATAGATACGGTCCAAATCAATATCTAAATACTATTGATCCTGGATTAATTAAATCGGTTGAAGTTATGCATGGTCCTGGATCAGTACTTTACGGAAGTGATGCGCTTGGTGGCGTAATAAATATTATTACAAAGAAACCCGATAATTTTGTACATAATATAAATTCCTATACTAGGACAAGTACGGCTGATGAATCCATATATCAGAATCTTAATTACTCAAACCAATTTGGTGATATTAGTTTTTTAGTTGGCGGTACCTATAAGAAGTTTAATAATCTTAATGCCGGCGGTAAAGTTGAGGAACAAGAGTTTACAAATTTTGATGGAATCGACTTAAATGGCGCAATGAGTTATAACTTCAAAGATAACGGGAAGTTAAGTCTCAATTATAATTTTACCCGTCAGAATGAGGTACCAAGAACCGATAGATTAACTGCCGGAAATGATATTAAATATTTATTTAATCCTCAGGTTAGGCAATTAGGTTACTTGAGCTACACCAACCAAAATATCTCATCATTAATCACTGATCTGAGTGCTAACTTATCGTATAATTATCAAAAAGAAAGTCGAGAAATTATTTCAAGTAAAACTCCAAATTTAGAATCAAATGATAAAGATGAAGTAAATACAATAGGTGGTCAAATCACTCTCATATCAAAATATGACGAAAATATTTTTTCTTACGGAGTGGAGTTCTATAGAGATAAGATAAATAGTGAACGATTTATAATTGATGCAGACGCAAATACTAAAATCAAAGAACAACCAACATTTACCGATAATTCATCATACCAAACCTTCGGTGCTTTTTTACAACATAGAATAAAGTTGGGCAGATTTGCCTTAACTTCCGGTGTTCGGTATTCTAAATTCCAATTTGAAGGAAACATTGGTGATCCATTTGGCCTTGTATCCAGCGATAAAGGTGAATTTACATTTGCTGCCTCAGTAATGTATGCACTTATTACTAATAAATTAAATTTGGTGCTGGCTTATTCGCAAGGATTCAGGGCGCCCAATGTCGATGACATCACATCATTCGGTAAATCAGGTTCCGGTGATGCTGCCAGGTACGATACACCTAATCCAAATCTTGATCCTGAAAAAAGTCACAATATCGAAATAGGTGTTAAATTCAGAGAGTCTCAAATTGAAGCCGGCTTATCGATTTATTATTCAAAAATAACTGATCTGCTAGAGCCTAGGCCAACTACTTTCAATGGAGCAGACTCTTTATTCGGGTTTCAAACTTATAGTAGGCAAAACGTTGGAGAAGCTGAGTTGAGCGGATTTGATTCATTTTTTCAGTGGTATTTTTCAAATCACCTGATCTTTACAGGGAATATAAGTTATACATATGGACAGAATCTTTCAGCAAATGAACCACTTTCGAGAGTTCCACCGTTAAATGGTTATTTTTCTGTAACTTGGAACTACGAGATTCTCTCAATTAAATATTATATGCTTTTTGCTTCAGCGCAGAAACGAATTAGTCAACGCGATATCAGAGACTATAGAATTGGTATTGACGGCACTTCCGGTTATATGACGCAAAACATATCGCTTATGGCTGATATAAACGAGTACCTTGACTTATTCCTTAATTTTGAAAATGTTTTTGATGAACTATATAAAACTCACGGATCAGGTTTATACAGTCCCGGGAGGAGTCTTACTTTAGGGCTAGCTTTACGATATTAAAATAGTATATTTTTAATATTTACAAATTACTTTCTGAGGTCATATGAAAAAATGGGTAAATGTATTTGTTTTATTAACTTCATTTAGTATTGCGAATGCACAGGTTGATGTATCTCTTCAAAAAGAAATAGAACATTCGGTAATAAACGGACTCAAGTACTTAGCATCTGTGCAAGAAGATGACGGCTCATGGCAACATCATCCTGCTATCACGGGCTTAGTTTTGTCATCTTTTTTACGAGCCCACCCTTCAATTGGAATTAAAGACACTACAATTAAAAAAGGTATAGATTTTCTGACCAAACTGGTACAAACAGATGGCGGGATTTATGCGGATGATATGAAAACTTATACTACCGCAATTTGTGTCATGACTTTTGAAGATTTGGGAGTCGCAGAATATTCTGATATTATTTTGAATGGTAAGAAATTTTTAATGTCTATGCAGATGGATGAAGAACTAGGTTTAACGGTTGATAGTATTTATTATGGCGGTTTATCATATGGTAAAATGGATAAGGCTCCGGACCTTTCAAATTTGCAGTGGGCTTTGGAAGCAATTAGTTATGAGTCTCAAGATTTGGATAGAGCCGATGCTTTACAAACAAAAGTTGATCCAGAACAAAAGAAAATATTTTTTGATAAAGCAATTACTTTTTTAGAAAGAACACAAAACTATAAAACAAATGACCAGGCATATGCATCGAACGATGGCGGTTTTATGTACAGACCTGGGGAAAGTAAGGCTGGAGAAACCATATCCTATGGTGGGATGACTTATGCCGGACTTAAGAGTATGATTTTTGCAAAGGTATCAAAAGATGATGAAAGAGTTCAGGCTGCATTTAATTGGATAAAAAATAATTATTCTGTTGAAGAGAACCCCGGTATGGGTTTACAAGGTCTTTACTATTACTATCAAACAATGGCGAAAGCACTTTCAGTTATGGGTATCGAAGAGTTAAATACCCCCAAGGGTGAAGCTAATTGGAGAAGTGATTTAGCAGATCAATTGATAAAAATACAAAATTCTGATGGGTCTTGGGTAAACTCGAACGGACGGTGGTGGGAGAACAATCCAGTATTGGTAACAGCATACTCACTCCTTGCTTTAGAAACAATAGCTGGGTTGCCTCATAATATAAGTACACAAAAAACATTGAGAATTGAGTAAGTCTAACATAAAAGGAGATAATATGAAGCACACGTTTCATTTATTAACAATTTCCTTTCTTCTAGTTTTTAATTTATCATTTGCCCAATACACATCAGATGAAATGATTGAACGTGGATTGGAGTACTTGGCTAATTCGCAAACGGTGCTTAAATCACCCGGAATAGCATCGTTTAGCGAAATGGGAAGCCAGCTTAAAAGTGGACCTAAATCCAATTCGATAATGCTTGCTGGTGGGGGTTACTGGACAAACACTGGCATTACGGGTTTGGCATTGCAAGCTTTTTTAGCCCATGGTCATGGTCTTGATGACCCTACTTATGGAACAGTCGTTAGGAATGCAGTTGATTACATTCTTTCTGCACAGAATAGAACTGTAGGTAACTATGAGATGGGAGCCATCGGGCATGGTTTTGAAGTAGGTTATGAAACAGCAATTTGCATGGGTGCTCTTTCTTCAGTTCTCAAATTGGGTGTAACTAACGACTCGCTGAGAACAGAAATCTTAAATGCGCTGGATTTAGCACTGATCTATTACACACAAGATATTGATAGTTCCGGCTGGGACTATGTCAGTTGGCGTTATAACAGGTCCTATTTTGGACAAACTTCAGGAGATATGTCTGCGAATCAATGGGTATATCTTGCATTGTTTGATACCGATTACGAAGGTAAAGATATTTGGCAGAAAATTTATAATTATATAAATGATTTCTCTGTTCAAACAGAAACTACTGCTTATTTAGGTTATACACCTTACTCTCCTGGTACATGGAGTCGAGGTAATTCAATGGCTGCGATCTGGGGGTTAATTCTTGCAGATGGATTCGGAATAACAGACGCAGGAGTTTTAGTTAATAAATTTTATAACTGGCTGGAATTGAATTCTCTTTCAGAAATTATCGATCCTGCTTCTATTGGAAATCATGTTTATTCTGGTGGTGGTTATCATTATTATTTATACGAATTTGCTAAGGCTATGGCTCTAGGCGGAAGAATTCAGTTTCTTGGTTCGGATTGGTATACCGAACTTGAAACAGAACTTTCTTCAAGAGCAATTGAACCTACACCCGGCCAGCTTTATTGGGATGGTTCAGGTGGGCAAGGTCGGCCAATGGAGACAGCTTTAGCTGTTCTGTCTCTTCAATCAGGTACAGTTCCGCCTGGGACTAAATTTACTGTAGGAGCATTTATTAGACCAACTGATGCTGATACGTCAGGAGTAAAACAGTATAACAGTGTTACAGCAGATTTCGAATACCAAATTTCAATTTATGATGCTCTTGGAAATTTTGCCGGTCAAGATGAAAACGGTGATTGGATTACTACTATACCAAATTCAAGTTGGACAAGTACAACAAGTCCGATTGAATTTGAAGTCAATCTCACTTCTGCTGCCACATTTAATATAGAAGTTGCAAATACCGGTGATGAGTCTATTGATTTTGATCTGCATTATGCCGCTTATCAGGGTGGGAGTACAACTCCTTCTAGTGAAAAAGATTATGCCGGATCGATTGCTCCTAACGAAAGTGTTGGCTCAACGGCTAATATAAATGCAATTGGTGGATTGAGTATTTTTTCTACAACTCCGACTGCGTTACCAGTTATGCAGTTATCACAAACACTCTGGTATGTGGATCCAGCTGAAAATGATTCAACGTATACGCTTGATTTGGGAATTGCTGAAGTCGGGGATTCTGCTGCACTAAATAGTATCACGGTGTTTGCGTCTGATCTTGTTGATGAATACGGAAATATTATCCCTAAAGCTAATTACAGCATTACACCGACATCAATAGCAAAAATTGACCAAGGAACATCCGATACTGTTTCAGTAAGTCTTACGATTCCCGATTCTACAAGCTTAGATCTTTCTTCTGTAGGATTGTTAAAAGGGACTGTAACTATTCAATCTAGTAAATCCACAAAGGCAATTCAGGTTCGAGTTGGAAGAGTATTCC
It contains:
- a CDS encoding TonB-dependent receptor, whose amino-acid sequence is MTIKPLFVFLILFNIQTYCQVIDKDTVHNYSYNEIVVTGNRYETFLLQSTSSINKLSAVQLANYPVRDLVSTLQFTPGFFSVSLDGLGKHPVVTTRGFYGGGEAEYINLLVDGIETNYSQSGLANWQIIPTEVLNNIEILRGGSSSLYGDASIGGVININTLAGLEKTILSLNGGGYGQFNSSIYRNSSFGDHRYSFYGAYDDAIGFREHSDWMHASFGGNIRFKLTDNLNLSLVTHNQINDSELPGPITETELNEKRNLSSAYYKYDERKENRFIFSPSLEYNINEYSSLRLQLGIMNRTEDKTQTFTNFAPIINPQDFSIIGVYDTSQYGDTKQRELRSNEIFGEILFNSNFSNFPAEFVAGTKVNYSDYSSSYFDYYKGFKEDYESSNATRGNQVFASEGTRTELSAFVNSSIDILEGLRFNLGVRFDNIFDKYNSSQPDSIISSDNNAFSPKIGLNYLYSNNSDYKASLYFNYNKSFKAPTIDQLTDLKKLDFIIFIPIGPDAYTTSPYQADPFANSNLKPQKSNNYEFGTYQSISLSKSSALELQLSFYQIDIDDEIDFDLSTFKYQNIAKTKHRGIEFGSNIDFGKNLTAMLNYTYSEVTFESGIYNGKQLKGIPKHVTNFGFNYSFDFGLSAGIIFSSVNDIYLDDNNTEMLDNYLITNAKLAYTWENMIFSLSIFNLLDKEYNSTGYISDGTKYLYPAATRYLIFGVSYEI
- a CDS encoding TonB-dependent receptor gives rise to the protein MKFKIISYLLFIYSFTFVFLPLSGQEVSPKDSTILSFQLDQISVTALRDEMDTFNTPNEVTVIQQNDFLDQNVRLLPDVFQRYSSVYMQKTNYGGGSPIIRGFMGNQVLILIDGIRLNNSTYRYGPNQYLNTIDPGLIKSVEVMHGPGSVLYGSDALGGVINIITKKPDNFVHNINSYTRTSTADESIYQNLNYSNQFGDISFLVGGTYKKFNNLNAGGKVEEQEFTNFDGIDLNGAMSYNFKDNGKLSLNYNFTRQNEVPRTDRLTAGNDIKYLFNPQVRQLGYLSYTNQNISSLITDLSANLSYNYQKESREIISSKTPNLESNDKDEVNTIGGQITLISKYDENIFSYGVEFYRDKINSERFIIDADANTKIKEQPTFTDNSSYQTFGAFLQHRIKLGRFALTSGVRYSKFQFEGNIGDPFGLVSSDKGEFTFAASVMYALITNKLNLVLAYSQGFRAPNVDDITSFGKSGSGDAARYDTPNPNLDPEKSHNIEIGVKFRESQIEAGLSIYYSKITDLLEPRPTTFNGADSLFGFQTYSRQNVGEAELSGFDSFFQWYFSNHLIFTGNISYTYGQNLSANEPLSRVPPLNGYFSVTWNYEILSIKYYMLFASAQKRISQRDIRDYRIGIDGTSGYMTQNISLMADINEYLDLFLNFENVFDELYKTHGSGLYSPGRSLTLGLALRY
- a CDS encoding terpene cyclase/mutase family protein is translated as MKKWVNVFVLLTSFSIANAQVDVSLQKEIEHSVINGLKYLASVQEDDGSWQHHPAITGLVLSSFLRAHPSIGIKDTTIKKGIDFLTKLVQTDGGIYADDMKTYTTAICVMTFEDLGVAEYSDIILNGKKFLMSMQMDEELGLTVDSIYYGGLSYGKMDKAPDLSNLQWALEAISYESQDLDRADALQTKVDPEQKKIFFDKAITFLERTQNYKTNDQAYASNDGGFMYRPGESKAGETISYGGMTYAGLKSMIFAKVSKDDERVQAAFNWIKNNYSVEENPGMGLQGLYYYYQTMAKALSVMGIEELNTPKGEANWRSDLADQLIKIQNSDGSWVNSNGRWWENNPVLVTAYSLLALETIAGLPHNISTQKTLRIE
- a CDS encoding T9SS type A sorting domain-containing protein, producing the protein MKHTFHLLTISFLLVFNLSFAQYTSDEMIERGLEYLANSQTVLKSPGIASFSEMGSQLKSGPKSNSIMLAGGGYWTNTGITGLALQAFLAHGHGLDDPTYGTVVRNAVDYILSAQNRTVGNYEMGAIGHGFEVGYETAICMGALSSVLKLGVTNDSLRTEILNALDLALIYYTQDIDSSGWDYVSWRYNRSYFGQTSGDMSANQWVYLALFDTDYEGKDIWQKIYNYINDFSVQTETTAYLGYTPYSPGTWSRGNSMAAIWGLILADGFGITDAGVLVNKFYNWLELNSLSEIIDPASIGNHVYSGGGYHYYLYEFAKAMALGGRIQFLGSDWYTELETELSSRAIEPTPGQLYWDGSGGQGRPMETALAVLSLQSGTVPPGTKFTVGAFIRPTDADTSGVKQYNSVTADFEYQISIYDALGNFAGQDENGDWITTIPNSSWTSTTSPIEFEVNLTSAATFNIEVANTGDESIDFDLHYAAYQGGSTTPSSEKDYAGSIAPNESVGSTANINAIGGLSIFSTTPTALPVMQLSQTLWYVDPAENDSTYTLDLGIAEVGDSAALNSITVFASDLVDEYGNIIPKANYSITPTSIAKIDQGTSDTVSVSLTIPDSTSLDLSSVGLLKGTVTIQSSKSTKAIQVRVGRVFPSVALISPPNNASNVSTDIDFTWSGDEVLLATDPGGKGQNRVQAVSKYWFQLVTDTGTMDGLVQDSTLVDSSYSVNGLTSQQTYFWRVAGKNHFGWGAFSSWFSFTTVQSGALAAPLLISPENNSVDIILPHPLQWSTINNSDLYQLIIADDANFNTVLYNNLNIREGSYLILKTNTPDGKKMYWKVRAGTDAGATGPYSLTWNFTTYLPFPSDLVASSSQSDVAVDLSWVDNSNGENGFIIYRAVGFDVSNDQLFSAIDTVGANQTIYTDSEVMENTPYTYKITALTDDVESDESNISSASTITGLKEEGLPTEYTLYQNYPNPFNPSTTIRFALPFASSVRLEVYNLLGQKVATLLDGNENAGYHKLEFNAKNLASGIYFYTIKANSIEGDNEFRDVKKFMLMK